The Caulobacter sp. FWC26 genome contains a region encoding:
- a CDS encoding alpha/beta fold hydrolase gives MMSFTDFFWTAHDGLPLHARDYAPIGEARGLPVICIHGLTRNARDFEDLAPRIAALGRRVLAVDVRGRGLSARDPNPMNYHPGTYAADVVALLAAAGIARAVFVGTSMGGLITMVLTSLQPEAIGAAVLNDVGPELSPVGLARIAGYTGLASQFETWDAAVAYAKAINEAAFPAYGAQDWDAFARRLFDQEGDGFVLAYDPDISAPIKAAAEAAAKTQAEGGQALAPPDMYPLFRALAKDRPLLLVRGAISDLIDPDIAQRMRAAAPAMAYAEVPGVGHAPMLTEPEAWAAIEKLLHEAP, from the coding sequence ATAATGAGCTTCACCGACTTCTTCTGGACCGCCCATGACGGCCTGCCGCTACATGCGCGCGACTATGCGCCGATCGGTGAGGCGCGCGGACTGCCGGTGATCTGCATCCACGGGCTGACGCGCAACGCTCGCGACTTCGAGGACCTGGCGCCTCGGATCGCCGCCCTGGGCCGTCGGGTGCTGGCGGTTGATGTCCGGGGCCGGGGTCTGTCGGCGCGCGATCCCAACCCGATGAACTATCATCCCGGAACCTATGCGGCGGATGTCGTCGCCCTGCTGGCGGCGGCCGGGATCGCGCGGGCGGTGTTCGTCGGCACCAGCATGGGCGGCCTGATCACCATGGTGCTGACCTCGCTGCAGCCCGAGGCCATCGGTGCGGCGGTGCTGAACGACGTCGGCCCCGAGCTGTCGCCGGTGGGGCTGGCCCGCATCGCCGGCTATACCGGCCTTGCCAGCCAGTTCGAGACCTGGGACGCGGCCGTCGCCTACGCCAAGGCGATCAACGAAGCGGCTTTCCCCGCCTATGGCGCGCAGGATTGGGACGCCTTCGCCCGGCGCCTGTTCGACCAGGAGGGCGACGGCTTCGTGCTGGCCTATGATCCCGACATCTCCGCTCCGATCAAGGCCGCCGCAGAGGCCGCCGCCAAGACCCAGGCCGAGGGCGGCCAGGCCTTGGCGCCGCCGGACATGTATCCGCTGTTCCGGGCGCTGGCGAAGGATCGGCCGCTGCTGCTGGTGCGCGGCGCGATCTCGGACCTGATAGACCCGGATATCGCCCAGCGCATGCGCGCCGCCGCGCCCGCCATGGCCTATGCCGAGGTCCCCGGCGTCGGTCACGCACCGATGCTGACCGAGCCGGAAGCCTGGGCGGCGATAGAAAAGCTGCTGCACGAAGCGCCCTAA
- a CDS encoding threonine ammonia-lyase: MTLDLAAIQAAAGRLQGQIERTPCRHSKTLSKITGAEVWVKFENLQFTAAYKERGALNKLMLLSETEKQRGVIAASAGNHAQGLAYHGARLGVPVTIVMPKTTPFVKVQHTRDFGATVVIEGETYDDANAHARKLRDEQGLTFVHPFDDYDIMAGQGTIALEMLEDAPDLEVLPVPIGGGGLISGVATAAKALKPDIRIIGCEPAMYPSFTARMRGVAAHCGGQTIAEGVAVKQVGDLTYGVVRPLIDDVLLLEEPHLEQAVSLYCNVEKTIAEGAGAASLAALLAYPERFRGKKCGLILCGGNIDTRLLASVLTRELVRAQRLVSLRIIGDDRPGLLSTVASVIGTMGANIIEVNHNRLALDVPAKGAEFDITIETRDAQHTQEVMEALRESGYPPRAV, from the coding sequence ATGACCCTCGACCTCGCCGCTATCCAGGCCGCCGCCGGCCGTCTCCAAGGCCAGATCGAGCGCACGCCGTGCCGCCACTCCAAGACCCTGTCGAAGATCACCGGCGCCGAGGTGTGGGTGAAGTTCGAGAATCTGCAGTTCACCGCCGCCTACAAGGAGCGCGGCGCGCTGAACAAGCTGATGCTTCTTTCGGAGACCGAGAAGCAGCGCGGGGTCATCGCCGCCAGCGCCGGCAACCACGCCCAGGGCCTGGCCTATCACGGCGCGCGGCTGGGCGTGCCGGTCACCATCGTCATGCCCAAGACCACGCCCTTCGTGAAGGTGCAGCACACCCGCGACTTCGGCGCGACCGTGGTCATCGAGGGCGAGACCTATGACGACGCCAACGCCCACGCCCGAAAGCTTCGCGACGAGCAGGGCCTGACCTTCGTCCACCCGTTCGACGACTACGACATCATGGCCGGCCAGGGCACGATCGCTTTGGAAATGCTGGAAGACGCGCCCGACCTGGAAGTCCTCCCCGTGCCGATCGGCGGCGGCGGCTTGATCAGCGGCGTGGCGACGGCCGCCAAGGCCTTGAAGCCCGACATCCGCATCATCGGCTGCGAGCCGGCCATGTATCCGTCCTTCACCGCCCGCATGCGCGGCGTGGCGGCCCATTGCGGCGGCCAGACCATCGCCGAAGGCGTGGCGGTCAAGCAGGTCGGCGACCTGACCTACGGCGTGGTGCGCCCGCTGATCGACGACGTTCTGCTTCTGGAAGAGCCGCACCTGGAGCAGGCCGTCTCGCTGTACTGTAACGTCGAGAAGACCATCGCCGAGGGCGCGGGCGCGGCCTCGCTGGCCGCCCTGCTGGCCTATCCCGAACGCTTCCGGGGCAAGAAGTGCGGCCTGATCCTGTGCGGCGGCAATATCGACACCCGCCTGCTGGCCTCGGTCCTGACCCGCGAACTGGTCCGCGCCCAGCGCCTGGTCAGTCTGCGGATCATCGGCGACGATCGGCCGGGCCTGCTGTCGACCGTGGCCTCGGTGATCGGGACCATGGGCGCCAATATCATCGAGGTGAACCACAACCGCCTGGCCCTGGACGTGCCGGCCAAGGGCGCGGAGTTCGACATCACCATCGAGACCCGCGACGCCCAGCACACTCAAGAGGTCATGGAGGCCCTGCGCGAAAGCGGCTACCCGCCCCGCGCGGTCTAG
- a CDS encoding FKBP-type peptidyl-prolyl cis-trans isomerase: MHRRALLATLAATGLVLTACGPSKKAQENLAAADAFMAKNAKEPGVVTLPQGLQYKVVREGPNGGMHPSKADEVKVHYEGKLIDGTVFDSSYERGVPAVFPLDGLVPAWVIALQRMKAGDEWILYVPPALGYGAQDKGPIPANSVMIFRIELLDVNRIGPGKPKG, from the coding sequence ATGCATCGTCGCGCCCTGCTCGCCACCCTCGCCGCCACGGGTCTGGTCCTTACGGCCTGCGGTCCCAGCAAGAAGGCGCAGGAGAACCTCGCCGCCGCCGACGCCTTCATGGCCAAGAACGCCAAGGAGCCGGGCGTCGTCACCCTGCCGCAGGGCTTGCAGTACAAGGTCGTGCGCGAAGGCCCGAACGGCGGCATGCACCCAAGCAAGGCCGACGAGGTCAAGGTCCACTACGAGGGCAAGCTGATCGACGGCACGGTGTTCGATTCGAGCTACGAGCGCGGCGTGCCGGCGGTGTTCCCGCTGGACGGGCTGGTCCCGGCGTGGGTCATCGCCTTGCAGCGCATGAAGGCCGGCGACGAGTGGATCCTCTACGTGCCGCCGGCCCTGGGTTATGGCGCGCAGGACAAGGGCCCGATCCCCGCCAACAGCGTGATGATCTTCCGGATCGAACTCTTGGACGTGAACCGGATCGGGCCGGGCAAGCCCAAGGGCTAG
- a CDS encoding UTP--glucose-1-phosphate uridylyltransferase, which yields MFMKPVRKAVLPVAGLGTRVLPGTKTTPKELLNVVDRPILSYIVEEGRKAGIEHFVFVTGRSKGAIEDYFDHQVELEAQLEAKGKTDILQQLRAELPKPGEMSFVRQMAPLGLGHAVWCARDIIGDEPFAVMLPDVIVDAERPCLGQLVDVYNTVGGGNVIGVEEVPESETHKYGVVAPGKVDGRMATMTGMVEKPLQGTAPSNWAIAGRYILQPEIFALLAAQEKGAGNEIQLTDSMAKLMKDQPFHAYVYEGVTHDCGDKIGLLRANVALALKRPDLGAAARAAVEAALKV from the coding sequence ATGTTCATGAAGCCCGTTCGCAAAGCCGTTCTGCCTGTCGCCGGCCTTGGCACCCGTGTCCTGCCGGGCACCAAGACCACGCCGAAGGAACTGCTGAACGTCGTCGATCGCCCGATCCTGTCCTACATTGTCGAGGAAGGCCGCAAGGCGGGCATTGAGCACTTCGTCTTCGTCACCGGCCGCAGCAAGGGCGCGATCGAGGACTATTTCGACCATCAGGTCGAGCTCGAGGCGCAACTGGAGGCCAAGGGCAAGACCGACATTCTGCAGCAGCTTCGCGCCGAACTGCCCAAGCCGGGCGAGATGAGCTTCGTGCGCCAGATGGCCCCGCTGGGCCTGGGCCACGCGGTCTGGTGCGCGCGTGACATCATCGGCGACGAGCCCTTCGCGGTCATGCTGCCGGACGTCATCGTCGACGCCGAGCGCCCGTGCCTTGGCCAATTGGTCGACGTCTACAACACGGTGGGCGGCGGCAATGTCATCGGCGTCGAGGAGGTGCCGGAGAGCGAGACCCACAAGTACGGCGTCGTCGCCCCGGGCAAGGTCGATGGCCGCATGGCCACCATGACCGGCATGGTCGAGAAGCCGCTGCAAGGCACGGCGCCGTCCAACTGGGCGATCGCCGGCCGCTATATCCTGCAGCCCGAGATCTTCGCCCTGCTGGCGGCCCAGGAGAAGGGCGCCGGCAACGAGATCCAGCTGACCGACTCGATGGCCAAGCTTATGAAGGACCAGCCCTTCCACGCCTATGTCTACGAGGGCGTCACCCATGACTGCGGCGATAAGATCGGCCTGCTGCGCGCCAACGTAGCCCTCGCTCTGAAGCGCCCAGACCTGGGCGCGGCCGCGCGCGCGGCGGTCGAGGCGGCGCTAAAAGTTTAG
- the queG gene encoding tRNA epoxyqueuosine(34) reductase QueG, producing MTTSISELTPDRIKDEIRAEALRLGFSACGFASATDAWPNGEWLREFVHAERHGDMGWMEETLERRSHPTAMWSDAKSAVVLGVNYGPDIDPLEQLADPERAAISVYAQGDDYHDVIKKRLKVLAGWMHRRFGQDVKVFVDTAPLLEKPLAQRAGLGWQGKHTNLVSRQFGSWLFLGSVLTTLELPPDDAEVDHCGSCRACLDVCPTNAFPTPRQLDARRCISYLTIELSGPIPAEFRPALGNRIYGCDDCLAVCPWNKFASLSNEAKLVARGALRQPSLAELAVLDDAAFRALFSKNPIKRIGRDRFVRNVLYAIGNSGDASLMAVVEPLLADPTPVVRGAAVWAARRLLGDAAAALRGREGDESVLAEWL from the coding sequence ATGACGACCTCGATTTCTGAGCTGACGCCAGACCGCATCAAGGACGAGATCCGCGCCGAGGCCCTGAGACTCGGCTTCTCCGCCTGCGGTTTCGCCAGCGCCACGGACGCCTGGCCCAACGGCGAATGGCTGCGTGAATTTGTCCACGCCGAGCGCCACGGTGACATGGGCTGGATGGAGGAGACGCTGGAACGGCGCTCGCATCCCACCGCCATGTGGAGCGACGCGAAGTCGGCGGTGGTGCTGGGCGTCAACTACGGCCCCGACATCGATCCGCTCGAACAGCTGGCAGATCCGGAGCGCGCGGCGATCTCGGTCTATGCCCAGGGCGACGACTATCACGACGTGATCAAGAAGCGCCTGAAGGTGTTGGCGGGCTGGATGCACCGCCGGTTCGGCCAGGACGTGAAGGTCTTCGTCGACACCGCGCCGCTGCTCGAGAAGCCCCTGGCCCAGCGCGCTGGCCTGGGCTGGCAGGGCAAACATACGAACCTTGTCTCACGTCAGTTCGGCTCGTGGCTGTTCCTGGGAAGCGTCCTGACGACACTGGAACTCCCGCCGGACGACGCCGAGGTCGATCATTGCGGCTCGTGCCGCGCGTGCCTCGACGTGTGCCCGACCAACGCCTTCCCCACCCCCCGCCAACTGGATGCCCGACGCTGCATCTCGTACCTGACGATCGAGCTCTCCGGACCCATCCCCGCCGAGTTCCGGCCGGCGCTCGGCAACCGGATCTATGGCTGCGACGACTGTCTGGCGGTGTGTCCGTGGAACAAGTTCGCCTCGCTGTCGAACGAGGCCAAGCTCGTTGCGCGGGGGGCGCTGCGCCAGCCGTCATTGGCCGAGCTGGCGGTGCTGGACGATGCGGCCTTTCGGGCGTTGTTCTCGAAGAACCCGATCAAGCGGATCGGCCGCGACCGCTTCGTGCGCAATGTGCTCTACGCGATCGGCAACAGCGGGGACGCTAGCTTGATGGCGGTGGTGGAGCCGCTGCTGGCCGACCCCACGCCGGTCGTGCGCGGCGCGGCGGTGTGGGCCGCGCGGCGGTTGCTGGGAGACGCTGCGGCGGCCCTTCGAGGGCGCGAGGGCGACGAGAGCGTTCTCGCCGAATGGCTCTAA
- the fzlA gene encoding FtsZ-binding protein FzlA, which translates to MSVERTLHHFPLDPASRQVRLALGEKRLPFVEMQVRYWEMPPEFTALNPSGMPPVLVETKHQRNLVVCETRAILEHIEETESEPPLLGRDPAERAEARRLLQWFDRKFDNEVNGFLLHEKMEKRLLRMGAPDLAALRQGREALRMHLGYIESLLQTRDWLAGRRMSLADFAAAAHLSVIDYFGDVPWKDFPTAKTWYMKLKSRPCFRPILADRWPGLAPAAHYDDLDF; encoded by the coding sequence ATGAGCGTCGAACGTACTCTTCACCATTTCCCCCTCGATCCCGCCTCGCGACAGGTGCGTCTGGCGCTGGGCGAGAAGCGCCTGCCCTTCGTCGAAATGCAGGTTCGCTACTGGGAAATGCCGCCGGAGTTCACCGCGCTGAATCCCTCGGGCATGCCGCCGGTGCTGGTCGAGACCAAGCACCAGCGCAACCTTGTGGTCTGCGAGACCCGCGCGATCCTCGAACACATCGAAGAGACCGAGAGCGAGCCGCCGCTGTTGGGGCGCGATCCGGCCGAACGCGCTGAGGCCCGGCGGTTGCTGCAGTGGTTCGACCGCAAGTTCGACAACGAGGTCAACGGCTTCCTGCTGCATGAGAAGATGGAAAAGCGCCTGCTGCGGATGGGCGCGCCCGATCTCGCGGCGCTGCGTCAGGGACGCGAGGCCCTGCGGATGCACCTGGGCTACATCGAAAGCCTGCTGCAGACCCGCGACTGGCTGGCGGGTCGCCGCATGAGCCTGGCCGACTTCGCCGCCGCCGCGCACCTGTCGGTGATCGACTACTTCGGCGACGTGCCCTGGAAGGACTTCCCGACCGCCAAGACGTGGTACATGAAGCTGAAGTCGAGGCCTTGCTTCAGGCCGATCCTGGCCGACCGCTGGCCCGGCCTCGCGCCGGCCGCGCACTATGACGACCTCGATTTCTGA
- the rfaE1 gene encoding D-glycero-beta-D-manno-heptose-7-phosphate kinase, with amino-acid sequence MDDTLAHLPRAFAGKTVLVLGDVMLDRFIYGAVDRISPEAPVPVIAVEKETAMLGGAGNVARNVAALGAKAVLIGLVGHDDAGAALRGMIDAEAGLEAELVADPARRTTEKVRYISGSHQMLRVDREDRGPGDGTALLAAFKARLGAADVVVLSDYAKGVLTPEVVRGAIDAAKAAGKPVIVDPKSRDFSRYDGATLIKPNRKEAAEATGIVDNSDAASEDAGAAILAMAPGLEAALITRGGAGMTLAVRDQAPIHLPATAIEVFDVSGAGDTVAATLALSVAAGASLAQAAQLANLAGGLVVAKLGTDVVTAAELTACATSVQGEPGEIKIADRDQARRIVEGWRARGLKVGFTNGCFDLLHPGHVSLLSQAKAACDRLIVGLNTDASVSKLKGPTRPVQKEQGRATVLASLSSVDLVVLFDEDTPLELIKAFRPDVLVKGADYTIETVVGSDIVLGYGGKVVLAELKQGQSTTNLIARMNS; translated from the coding sequence ATGGACGACACCCTGGCCCACCTGCCCCGCGCCTTCGCCGGCAAGACCGTGCTGGTGCTGGGCGACGTGATGCTGGACCGCTTCATCTATGGCGCGGTCGATCGCATCTCGCCCGAGGCGCCGGTGCCCGTGATCGCGGTCGAGAAAGAGACCGCCATGCTGGGTGGGGCCGGCAACGTGGCGCGCAACGTCGCCGCGCTGGGCGCAAAGGCTGTGCTGATCGGCCTCGTTGGCCATGACGACGCCGGGGCCGCGCTACGGGGAATGATCGACGCCGAGGCGGGCCTGGAGGCCGAGCTGGTGGCCGATCCCGCGCGGCGTACGACCGAGAAGGTTCGCTACATCTCCGGTTCGCACCAGATGCTGCGCGTCGACCGCGAGGACCGGGGCCCAGGCGACGGGACGGCCCTGCTTGCGGCGTTCAAGGCGCGGCTGGGCGCGGCCGACGTGGTGGTGCTGTCCGATTACGCCAAGGGCGTGCTGACGCCGGAGGTGGTTCGAGGCGCGATCGACGCCGCCAAGGCCGCGGGCAAGCCGGTGATCGTCGATCCCAAGAGTCGGGACTTCTCGCGCTACGACGGCGCCACCTTGATCAAGCCGAACCGGAAGGAAGCCGCTGAGGCCACGGGGATCGTCGATAACAGCGATGCGGCCTCGGAAGACGCCGGCGCGGCCATTCTGGCCATGGCGCCTGGGCTTGAGGCGGCGCTGATCACCCGCGGCGGGGCCGGTATGACCTTGGCGGTGCGGGACCAGGCGCCGATCCATCTGCCGGCCACGGCGATCGAGGTGTTCGACGTCTCTGGCGCGGGCGACACCGTCGCGGCGACGCTCGCCCTCTCGGTCGCGGCGGGCGCCAGCCTGGCGCAGGCCGCCCAACTGGCCAATCTGGCTGGAGGGCTGGTCGTGGCCAAGCTTGGCACCGACGTCGTCACGGCCGCCGAGCTGACGGCTTGCGCCACCTCCGTCCAGGGCGAACCTGGCGAGATCAAGATCGCCGACCGCGATCAGGCCCGGCGGATCGTGGAAGGCTGGCGTGCGCGTGGCTTGAAGGTCGGCTTCACCAACGGCTGTTTCGACCTGCTGCACCCGGGCCATGTGTCGTTGCTCTCCCAGGCCAAGGCCGCCTGCGATCGCCTGATCGTCGGCTTGAACACCGACGCCTCGGTCTCCAAGCTCAAGGGGCCGACCCGTCCCGTTCAGAAGGAGCAGGGCCGCGCCACGGTGCTGGCGTCGCTCTCGTCGGTGGACCTGGTCGTGCTGTTTGACGAAGACACGCCGCTGGAGCTCATCAAGGCCTTCCGCCCCGACGTCCTGGTCAAGGGCGCCGACTACACGATCGAGACCGTGGTGGGGTCCGACATCGTGCTCGGCTACGGCGGCAAGGTCGTTCTGGCCGAGCTGAAACAGGGCCAGAGCACGACCAACCTCATCGCTCGGATGAACAGCTGA
- a CDS encoding cation diffusion facilitator family transporter has product MSLSAASPETRAATQRVALLSVATAAILIVVKAIAWQASGSVAILASLSDSALDLVASLITVYAVRYAAEPPDAEHRFGHGKAEAFSSLMQGGLVFASGALVGREAINAWLHPQPVEHGLAGVAVMAISIALTLALITAQTRVVKASGSIAISGDRAHYAADLASNAVALVGVGAAAWLGLPWVDAVAGLIVALWLIWGAVGVFREASHQLMDRELPDEDREKIVALVTADPKVLGVHQLRTRASGPYVHIQMHADLAGDISLAEAHAIIVAAENRVLDAFPAADLIIHGDPRGLAEKHGGLFAEVEHD; this is encoded by the coding sequence ATGTCCCTCTCCGCCGCCTCACCCGAGACCCGGGCCGCCACCCAGCGCGTGGCGCTGCTGTCGGTCGCCACGGCCGCCATTCTGATCGTGGTGAAAGCGATCGCCTGGCAGGCCAGCGGTTCGGTGGCGATCCTGGCGTCGCTGTCGGACTCGGCCCTGGACCTCGTCGCGTCGCTGATCACGGTCTACGCCGTGCGCTACGCCGCCGAACCGCCGGACGCCGAGCACCGGTTCGGGCACGGCAAGGCCGAAGCGTTCTCCAGCCTGATGCAGGGCGGTCTGGTCTTCGCCTCCGGGGCCCTGGTGGGGCGTGAAGCCATCAACGCCTGGCTTCATCCGCAGCCCGTCGAGCACGGGCTGGCCGGCGTCGCGGTCATGGCGATCTCGATCGCGCTGACGCTCGCCCTGATCACCGCCCAGACGCGGGTGGTGAAGGCCAGCGGCTCGATCGCGATCTCGGGCGACCGGGCCCACTACGCCGCCGACCTCGCCTCGAACGCCGTCGCCCTGGTCGGTGTCGGCGCGGCGGCTTGGCTGGGGTTGCCGTGGGTGGACGCCGTGGCCGGCTTGATCGTGGCGCTGTGGCTGATCTGGGGCGCCGTCGGCGTCTTCCGGGAGGCGTCGCACCAGCTGATGGACCGCGAGCTGCCCGACGAGGATCGCGAGAAGATCGTCGCGCTGGTCACCGCCGATCCCAAGGTTCTGGGCGTCCACCAACTGCGCACGCGCGCCTCGGGTCCCTATGTCCACATTCAGATGCACGCCGACCTGGCCGGCGACATCTCGTTGGCGGAGGCGCACGCGATCATCGTCGCGGCGGAGAACCGCGTGCTGGACGCCTTTCCGGCGGCGGACCTGATCATCCACGGCGATCCGCGCGGTCTGGCCGAGAAGCACGGCGGCCTTTTCGCCGAGGTCGAGCACGACTGA
- a CDS encoding citrate synthase/methylcitrate synthase, with amino-acid sequence MSEGLEGVIAARTVLSDVDGAHGRLVIRGYAVEDLAGRTRFEEAAHLLFDGFFDDAPSDLAAVLGEARARVFAEVGALDDGLARRDPVEAMRALLARLPDGDDLRTALLLIAAPAVFTPAVLRVAAGEAPIAPDPALSHAADILRMTRGAPVTDAEAAALDAYLVTVCDHGLNASTFAARVVASTRAGLTSSVLAGLSALKGPLHGGAPGPVIDMLDAIGTPENARPWLERALARGDRLMGFGHRIYRVRDPRADALKAAVRMLASATGAAPGRLAFAEAVERAALEILREHKPDRPLDTNVEFYTALLLEALGLPPASFTCVFAMGRVAGWLAHAREQLAVGRLIRPQSVYVGPEVRVAA; translated from the coding sequence ATGTCCGAGGGTCTTGAGGGCGTGATCGCCGCCCGAACCGTTCTGTCCGATGTCGATGGCGCCCATGGCCGCCTGGTGATCCGAGGCTACGCCGTCGAGGACCTCGCGGGGCGGACGCGCTTTGAGGAGGCCGCGCACCTGCTGTTCGACGGTTTCTTCGACGACGCTCCCAGTGATCTTGCCGCCGTGTTGGGCGAGGCCCGGGCGCGCGTCTTCGCCGAGGTCGGCGCGCTGGATGACGGCTTGGCCCGGCGGGATCCGGTCGAGGCCATGCGCGCCCTGCTGGCGCGCTTGCCCGACGGCGATGATCTGCGAACGGCCCTGCTGCTGATCGCCGCCCCGGCGGTGTTCACGCCGGCCGTACTGCGAGTCGCCGCCGGAGAAGCGCCGATTGCGCCGGACCCCGCGCTGTCGCACGCCGCCGACATCCTGCGGATGACCCGGGGCGCGCCGGTCACCGACGCCGAGGCGGCTGCGCTGGACGCCTATCTGGTTACGGTCTGCGACCATGGGCTTAACGCCTCCACCTTCGCGGCGCGGGTGGTGGCCTCGACGCGGGCGGGCCTGACCTCTTCCGTCCTGGCCGGCCTGTCGGCGCTCAAGGGGCCGCTGCACGGCGGCGCGCCAGGACCGGTCATCGACATGCTGGACGCGATCGGAACGCCGGAGAACGCGCGGCCCTGGCTGGAGCGCGCCTTGGCGCGCGGCGACCGCCTGATGGGCTTTGGCCATCGGATCTATCGTGTCCGCGACCCGCGCGCCGACGCTTTGAAGGCGGCCGTGCGCATGCTGGCGAGCGCCACCGGCGCGGCCCCCGGGCGACTGGCCTTCGCCGAGGCCGTGGAGCGGGCCGCGCTTGAGATCCTGCGCGAGCACAAGCCCGACCGACCGCTCGACACCAATGTCGAGTTCTACACCGCCCTGCTGCTTGAGGCCCTGGGGCTGCCGCCGGCCAGTTTCACCTGCGTGTTCGCCATGGGGCGGGTCGCCGGCTGGCTGGCCCATGCGCGAGAGCAACTGGCCGTTGGCCGCCTGATCCGGCCACAATCGGTCTATGTTGGTCCCGAGGTCCGCGTCGCGGCTTAG